The following proteins come from a genomic window of Methylorubrum populi:
- a CDS encoding CAP domain-containing protein yields the protein MLGRQTFLAAPALLALVTLLQGCAGQIAPEATGMPSMYLPLTTGSTAVDTGAARDMISAYRRNNGFAPLVVDPKLQRLAETEAAAMAASDRPSKSQTVRAAVTRLGYDGADANLSAGYHTLAEAFSGWRDSPPHRAVMLAPEAKRMGIATAYAPGSKYKVYWALLVAK from the coding sequence GTGCTCGGACGTCAGACCTTTCTTGCCGCTCCTGCGTTGCTCGCCCTCGTGACCCTGCTCCAGGGATGCGCGGGACAGATCGCACCTGAAGCGACCGGCATGCCGAGCATGTATCTTCCGCTCACCACCGGCAGCACCGCCGTCGATACCGGCGCGGCCCGGGACATGATCTCGGCCTACCGCCGCAACAACGGGTTCGCGCCGCTCGTCGTCGACCCGAAATTGCAGCGCCTGGCCGAGACCGAGGCCGCCGCCATGGCCGCCTCCGATCGGCCGAGCAAGAGCCAGACGGTGCGCGCCGCGGTGACCCGCCTCGGCTACGACGGGGCCGATGCCAACCTCTCGGCCGGCTACCACACGCTCGCGGAAGCGTTTTCCGGATGGCGCGACAGTCCTCCGCACCGGGCGGTCATGCTCGCACCGGAGGCGAAGCGCATGGGCATCGCCACGGCTTATGCGCCGGGCTCGAAGTACAAGGTGTACTGGGCGCTGCTGGTGGCCAAATAG